One genomic segment of Gossypium arboreum isolate Shixiya-1 chromosome 3, ASM2569848v2, whole genome shotgun sequence includes these proteins:
- the LOC108485780 gene encoding protein NETWORKED 3C-like translates to MCYLQQTYFVQLIRMDPIHVAASNDFDMKINGILSIILQDEGDSFAKRAEMYYQKRPQLIQMVEDLHKSYRSLAIKYEQQRSQLNHGSHPTLLSSLSSPVNQVQGHVELNAEDPDLETEFDDDVPNHVSSKESKMKAEDKIRQGEKKKRSNRIGMQRNTSDGYEAAMLENEKLWNELRFKVSELVEDNLSHQAELIRRNDEKREMIRDLCSKMKMDENKALTANNTRSQVSRLKRLFLGKFMK, encoded by the exons ATGTGCTACTTACAACAAACATACTTTGTTCAGTTGATTCGAATGGATCCCATTCATGTCGCTGCCTCCAATG ACtttgatatgaaaataaatgGGATTCTTAGCATTATCCTGCAAGATGAGGGAGATTCATTCGCCAAGAGGGCTGAAATGTACTATCAAAAGAGACCTCAGCTCATCCAAATGGTTGAAGACTTGCACAAATCCTACCGCTCCTTAGCTATTAAGTACGAGCAGCAGAGATCCCAACTCAACCACGGTTCTCATCCAACACTATTATCGTCGTTGTCAAGTCCTGTCAACCAAGTCCAAGGACATGTTGAGTTGAATGCTGAAGATCCTGATCTTGAGACCGAATTCGACGATGATGTCCCGAATCATGTGTCTAGCAAGGAGTCAAAGATGAAGGCAGAGGATAAAATTAGGCagggagagaaaaagaaaaggagcaATCGCATTGGAATGCAGCGGAATACAAGTGATGGTTATGAAGCGGCCATGTTGGAAAATGAGAAGCTGTGGAATGAACTAAGGTTCAAGGTGTCGGAACTGGTAGAGGATAACTTAAGTCACCAGGCTGAGTTGATAAGGAGAAACGATGAGAAGAGAGAAATGATTAGAGATCTTTGTTCCAAGATGAAGATGGATGAGAACAAGGCCCTGACTGCCAACAACACTCGGTCTCAAGTATCAAGACTTAAGAGGCTATTCCTTGGGAagtttatgaaatga